In one window of Candidatus Zixiibacteriota bacterium DNA:
- a CDS encoding ATP-binding cassette domain-containing protein: MISVRDLTKYYGATAAVKNVSFEIEKGTVVGFLGPNGAGKTTTVRIITSYLSPSSGTVLVDNFDVLTDSLEVRKRIGYLPESAPLYLDMNTVDYIRFMQAMRRDSAAANGQRINEVIEICGLESVTHKKIGELSKGYRQRVGLAQALVHDPEILILDEPTVGLDPNQIIEIRNLIKELGRNKTIILCSHILPEVEATCNRVLIISEGQIVADGTPDELKASFEGKDRIHVQIKNNISDFAEKVQTIAGVERIINLRRITDNLAEVEIEAVKDVDPREDIFRLCIANETVMLGMSREVTSLEDIFRKLTRKEE; this comes from the coding sequence ATGATTTCCGTCCGGGATTTAACCAAATATTACGGCGCCACAGCGGCTGTTAAAAACGTCTCCTTTGAAATAGAAAAAGGAACCGTGGTTGGTTTTCTGGGTCCCAACGGGGCCGGCAAAACAACTACCGTACGGATCATCACCAGTTACCTCTCCCCCAGCTCAGGAACAGTTCTGGTCGACAATTTCGATGTTCTGACCGACTCCCTGGAAGTTCGCAAACGAATCGGTTACCTTCCGGAAAGCGCGCCGCTTTACCTTGATATGAATACCGTTGACTATATTCGCTTTATGCAGGCCATGAGACGCGATAGCGCCGCGGCCAACGGCCAGCGGATTAATGAAGTAATCGAAATCTGCGGTCTTGAGTCGGTAACCCATAAAAAAATCGGCGAGTTGTCAAAAGGATACCGCCAGCGGGTCGGCCTGGCTCAGGCGCTGGTGCATGATCCTGAAATCCTGATTCTCGATGAACCAACGGTGGGACTCGATCCCAATCAGATTATCGAAATAAGAAACTTGATCAAAGAACTCGGCCGCAATAAAACGATTATTCTCTGCTCACATATTTTGCCCGAAGTCGAAGCCACCTGTAATCGCGTCCTGATTATCAGCGAGGGGCAAATTGTTGCCGATGGCACCCCGGACGAATTGAAAGCTTCCTTCGAGGGCAAAGACCGGATTCATGTCCAGATCAAAAATAACATCTCCGATTTTGCGGAAAAGGTCCAGACCATCGCGGGTGTGGAAAGAATAATCAACCTCCGCCGTATCACCGATAATCTGGCCGAGGTGGAAATAGAAGCTGTTAAGGATGTTGACCCCCGGGAAGATATCTTCCGGCTCTGTATCGCCAATGAAACGGTTATGCTGGGAATGTCCCGCGAGGTTACCTCTCTTGAAGATATTTTCCGCAAGCTGACCCGAAAGGAAGAATAG
- a CDS encoding ABC transporter permease subunit, with the protein MQQILVLAKKEFRSYFDSPVAYVVITLFLLIAGWQFATGMFLNNTADLRGLFGIIKFILLFFIPALSMRLISEEKRLGTIELLMTLPIKDWQLVLGKFLSAYLLVVITLLLTLIHYFSINALGEPDFGAAMGGYIGLFLVVGVYLTIGTFTSSLTQNQIVAFIVSFVIIFFFYVLDKIIFFFPGFVANLLEFLSIDYHYNNMARGVIDSRDVFYLLSLMFLFLFLTVQSLESRKWK; encoded by the coding sequence ATGCAACAGATACTGGTCCTGGCCAAAAAGGAATTCCGCTCCTATTTTGATTCACCCGTCGCCTATGTGGTCATCACTCTCTTCCTGTTGATTGCCGGCTGGCAGTTTGCGACCGGAATGTTTTTGAATAATACCGCCGATTTGCGCGGTCTGTTCGGCATTATTAAGTTTATTCTGCTGTTCTTTATACCGGCCCTGTCGATGCGCCTTATTTCCGAGGAAAAGAGGCTGGGGACAATCGAACTTCTGATGACCCTTCCGATCAAGGACTGGCAACTGGTGCTGGGGAAATTCCTCTCCGCCTATCTGCTGGTCGTTATTACCCTGCTGCTGACTCTGATCCACTATTTTTCGATTAACGCCCTCGGCGAGCCCGATTTCGGGGCCGCCATGGGCGGTTATATCGGTCTGTTCCTGGTGGTTGGCGTCTATCTGACCATCGGAACCTTCACCTCCAGCCTGACCCAGAATCAGATTGTGGCCTTCATTGTTTCCTTTGTGATTATATTTTTCTTTTATGTCCTGGATAAAATAATCTTCTTCTTCCCCGGTTTCGTGGCCAATCTCCTGGAATTCCTCTCCATAGACTACCATTACAACAACATGGCCCGCGGCGTGATCGACAGCCGCGATGTCTTTTACCTGTTGTCCCTGATGTTTTTGTTTCTGTTTTTAACCGTTCAATCGCTCGAAAGTAGGAAGTGGAAGTAA
- a CDS encoding GldG family protein, with the protein MAREVKTKSTAGLLIIIVLAILVIINLISINLFSRADLTDNQIYSLSDASRTLVGRLNDRLTVKAYITEDLPAPHNGDARYLKDLLDDYKAYSHGYLKYEFIDPVKEDKEDEAMGFRIPPLQFNVYRNDKTEYIKGYKGVVLIYGDRQEVIPFIENTGNLEYDLSRAINKLTLSRIPTIAFTTGHEEPDMSTGLNWANQLLQKEFRVQYLNLANMKTIPPEVEVLFIVNPRTAFNEWETYLVDQFLMRGGKLAFLIDKFRVDVQKSLVLPVESGLDSLMYHYGVAVQQNLVIDQQCKMVPVMRDMGQFQMQSMVYYPFFLAITGFNPENPIVKALKTFEVLFISPVIFNPDETQNTKQVIFTSSEHSGIRTIPVDISPEKKYQESDFTMKNLPLGAVITGQFDSYFNDKSIPAFSGVDTVSTDTLPDKIDSVEDSRVVVIGNGSFIMDDYRRNSTSFVILLNIADWLTQDKGLISIRSKQATARLLEVTSDGTKKIVKYVNMFAMPLVVVLFGIFRWQFKRAGRKKAGL; encoded by the coding sequence ATGGCCAGGGAAGTCAAAACCAAATCAACCGCCGGTCTGCTGATTATTATTGTTCTGGCGATTCTGGTTATTATCAACCTGATTTCCATCAACCTGTTCTCGCGAGCCGACCTGACCGACAACCAGATCTATTCCCTTTCGGACGCTTCGCGGACTCTGGTCGGGCGGCTTAACGATCGCTTGACTGTCAAGGCCTATATTACCGAGGACCTCCCGGCCCCGCATAATGGTGATGCCCGTTATCTGAAAGATCTGCTCGACGATTATAAGGCCTATTCGCATGGTTACCTCAAGTACGAATTCATCGATCCGGTTAAGGAGGACAAGGAAGATGAGGCTATGGGTTTCCGTATTCCTCCGCTTCAGTTCAATGTCTACCGGAACGATAAAACCGAATATATCAAAGGGTACAAAGGCGTCGTTCTGATTTACGGTGATCGCCAGGAAGTGATTCCCTTTATCGAAAATACCGGCAATCTCGAGTACGACCTGTCGCGAGCCATCAATAAATTGACCCTCTCCCGAATTCCGACCATCGCTTTCACCACCGGACACGAAGAACCGGATATGTCCACCGGCCTGAACTGGGCCAATCAACTGCTCCAGAAAGAATTCCGCGTTCAGTATCTTAATCTGGCCAACATGAAAACCATCCCCCCGGAGGTCGAAGTTCTCTTTATTGTCAATCCCAGAACCGCATTCAACGAATGGGAAACCTATCTGGTGGACCAGTTCCTCATGCGCGGCGGTAAACTGGCTTTCCTGATCGACAAGTTCCGGGTCGATGTCCAGAAATCCCTGGTTCTGCCGGTGGAAAGCGGGCTGGACAGTCTGATGTATCACTATGGCGTGGCCGTCCAGCAAAACCTGGTTATCGATCAGCAGTGCAAAATGGTTCCCGTCATGCGGGATATGGGCCAGTTCCAGATGCAGAGCATGGTTTATTATCCCTTTTTCCTGGCTATCACCGGGTTTAACCCGGAAAATCCGATCGTCAAGGCTCTGAAAACTTTCGAAGTACTGTTTATCAGCCCGGTTATCTTCAACCCCGATGAAACTCAGAATACCAAACAGGTTATCTTCACCAGTTCCGAACATTCCGGCATCCGCACCATCCCGGTCGATATTTCCCCGGAAAAGAAATACCAGGAAAGCGATTTTACCATGAAAAATCTCCCCCTGGGTGCCGTTATAACCGGGCAATTCGACAGCTATTTCAACGATAAATCCATCCCGGCTTTTTCAGGAGTCGATACCGTCAGTACCGATACCCTCCCGGATAAAATCGATTCTGTCGAGGATTCCCGGGTGGTGGTTATTGGCAACGGATCCTTTATCATGGATGATTACCGGCGCAATTCCACCAGTTTCGTGATTCTACTGAATATCGCCGATTGGCTTACTCAGGATAAAGGATTGATTTCCATCCGCTCCAAACAGGCCACAGCCCGATTGCTGGAAGTTACCTCCGATGGCACCAAGAAGATTGTCAAATATGTCAATATGTTTGCCATGCCCCTGGTAGTGGTTCTTTTCGGTATTTTCCGCTGGCAGTTCAAACGGGCCGGGAGGAAAAAGGCGGGCTTATGA
- a CDS encoding DUF4340 domain-containing protein, producing MKRLLIPLIVLIIILIAWLVQNRMENRQMAGRTVENFLNLSAPDVNRIVIEKPDDTLEFTRDQAYWYLHDSLPRRADSMAMKNIINNGAGIVVGDVISENPERQTEFQVDTASGILIRFYHDDNLLASVITGKPSVDYAHTYVRIPGSDQVYLANGLIRYVFDRKRTQWYDKTIFSFIPGSIASVDIAYPDKAYRLSFHDSLWYISKQPYQDSLTADSMKAESFIGAIVRIDAVDFANAADSGLIDFANPSLILKVTLTDGSTHQLTFAKINAEGSRVYCKKPEFDDIFVVYKSKYANYTRQFADFMP from the coding sequence ATGAAACGGCTTCTGATACCCCTCATAGTTCTTATCATCATCCTTATCGCCTGGCTGGTTCAAAATAGAATGGAAAACCGCCAGATGGCCGGGCGCACGGTCGAAAACTTTTTAAATCTGTCCGCTCCCGATGTCAACCGAATTGTCATTGAAAAACCCGATGACACCCTGGAATTCACCCGCGACCAGGCTTACTGGTATCTTCACGATTCTCTTCCCCGGCGGGCCGACAGTATGGCCATGAAAAATATAATAAATAATGGCGCTGGGATCGTGGTTGGTGATGTTATTTCTGAAAATCCGGAACGTCAAACGGAATTCCAGGTCGATACCGCCTCGGGTATCCTGATCCGTTTCTATCATGACGATAATCTGCTGGCCTCGGTTATTACCGGTAAACCATCGGTCGATTACGCCCATACATATGTGCGGATTCCCGGTTCCGACCAGGTCTATCTGGCCAATGGACTGATTCGTTATGTTTTTGATCGCAAACGCACCCAATGGTACGATAAAACCATTTTCTCCTTTATCCCCGGTTCCATTGCCTCGGTTGATATAGCCTATCCGGATAAAGCTTACCGCCTCTCATTCCATGATTCCCTCTGGTATATCTCCAAACAGCCCTATCAGGACAGCCTGACGGCCGACTCCATGAAGGCCGAATCATTTATCGGGGCCATTGTCCGGATCGATGCCGTTGATTTTGCCAATGCCGCCGACAGCGGCCTGATTGATTTTGCAAATCCCTCACTGATTTTGAAAGTCACCCTGACCGATGGTTCGACTCATCAGCTGACCTTCGCAAAGATCAATGCCGAGGGTAGCCGGGTTTATTGCAAAAAGCCGGAATTCGATGATATCTTCGTCGTCTATAAAAGCAAATACGCCAATTACACCCGCCAATTTGCCGACTTCATGCCCTGA
- a CDS encoding GYD domain-containing protein, whose amino-acid sequence MATFIMAMKINPGAKKQHPDLSAQISDSLEVFSRNNVKVDDLYATLGRFDYLAVFDAVDQTIAFRVASEINNIGVLETETWPVITYDEFTHLFSR is encoded by the coding sequence ATGGCCACATTTATTATGGCAATGAAAATTAACCCCGGCGCCAAGAAACAACACCCTGATCTCTCGGCCCAGATTAGTGATTCGCTGGAGGTTTTCAGCCGAAATAATGTCAAGGTTGACGATCTTTATGCCACTCTCGGCCGTTTTGATTACCTGGCTGTTTTCGACGCCGTCGATCAGACAATTGCCTTTCGGGTTGCCTCCGAAATCAATAATATCGGAGTCCTGGAAACCGAAACCTGGCCGGTCATCACCTACGATGAATTCACACATCTCTTTTCCAGGTAA
- a CDS encoding transglutaminase — MRFYKYALYSLALFIVLADCLAKAAPGDVVIQFPTPGSCPTGLAFDGKNLWLADRKTDSLYMIDPGDGNVVKALESPGFRVEGLTAEGDRLWVLDIEEGVALKLNPATGIVEKTIYVPCNSPQGLAWDGQYLWVADYQDDKIYRISTEDGTTMSEIKAPSGTPQGLAFDGKYLWVSDRFRDMIYMVTPDNGEVVMNFESPSKYPRGIAYDGRFLWNVDYQSDSLYKIVVDDTSLFRQFDGKKEILEYSHQVRNYGPGSLTDLDIYIALPRDLPFQKLLDTLVFNPPPDDYREDQWGQKVAHYHYRDIPAGEVVTVSMTARAELYRTRFYIHPDKVGNLNQIPADIKKLYLIDGSKYWVDDDYIKKTAESIVGDETNCYWIARRIFNYLIANMKYELAGGWNVAPTVLKRGNGSCSEYSFVYIALCRAAGLPARYAGSVVIRGDDASTDDVFHRWVEVYLPNYGWIPIDPSGGDSDSPANQASAIGYLDNRFLITTIGGGGSEFLEWNYNSNEIWQSRGPCKIVTEHIGEWSPLPDSSGN, encoded by the coding sequence GTGAGGTTCTATAAGTACGCCCTTTATTCATTGGCGTTATTTATCGTATTGGCCGATTGCCTCGCCAAAGCCGCTCCGGGCGATGTTGTTATTCAATTCCCGACCCCGGGAAGTTGTCCCACCGGTCTGGCCTTCGATGGTAAAAATCTCTGGCTGGCCGATCGTAAGACCGATTCCCTCTATATGATTGATCCTGGCGATGGGAATGTTGTCAAAGCCCTTGAATCTCCTGGTTTTCGAGTCGAGGGTTTAACAGCCGAAGGCGACCGACTCTGGGTGCTGGATATCGAAGAAGGGGTCGCGCTGAAATTAAATCCGGCCACGGGAATTGTTGAAAAAACCATCTATGTCCCCTGTAATTCACCCCAGGGTTTGGCCTGGGATGGGCAATATCTCTGGGTGGCTGATTATCAGGATGATAAAATTTACCGGATTTCTACCGAGGATGGGACTACCATGTCCGAAATAAAGGCGCCCTCTGGAACTCCGCAGGGATTGGCTTTTGACGGTAAATATCTCTGGGTCTCGGATCGTTTCCGCGATATGATTTACATGGTTACGCCGGATAATGGCGAGGTTGTCATGAATTTCGAATCCCCTTCCAAATACCCGAGGGGAATCGCTTACGATGGCCGCTTCCTCTGGAATGTCGATTACCAGAGCGATAGCCTCTATAAGATTGTCGTCGATGACACTTCCCTGTTCAGGCAGTTTGACGGCAAAAAGGAAATATTGGAGTACAGCCACCAGGTCCGCAACTACGGTCCCGGATCGTTAACCGACCTGGATATCTATATTGCCCTTCCCCGCGATCTTCCTTTCCAGAAATTACTCGACACCCTGGTCTTCAATCCGCCGCCGGATGATTATCGCGAGGACCAGTGGGGCCAGAAGGTAGCTCATTACCATTATCGGGATATCCCGGCCGGAGAAGTCGTTACGGTTTCAATGACCGCCCGGGCCGAATTGTACCGCACCAGGTTCTATATCCACCCCGATAAAGTCGGAAATTTAAACCAGATACCCGCGGATATAAAAAAGCTGTACCTGATCGATGGCTCCAAGTACTGGGTCGATGATGACTATATTAAGAAAACCGCCGAAAGCATTGTCGGCGACGAGACCAACTGCTACTGGATTGCCCGCCGGATTTTCAATTATCTGATCGCCAATATGAAATATGAGCTGGCCGGGGGATGGAATGTCGCTCCGACTGTTCTCAAACGCGGTAATGGTTCCTGCTCGGAGTACAGCTTCGTCTATATCGCCCTGTGCCGCGCCGCCGGTCTCCCGGCCCGTTACGCCGGCTCGGTGGTTATTCGTGGTGATGATGCTTCGACCGATGATGTCTTTCATCGATGGGTCGAGGTGTACCTGCCCAACTATGGCTGGATTCCCATTGATCCCTCCGGCGGCGACAGCGATTCTCCGGCCAATCAGGCTTCGGCCATCGGCTACCTCGATAATCGGTTCCTGATTACGACCATCGGCGGCGGAGGTTCGGAGTTTCTCGAATGGAATTACAATTCCAATGAAATATGGCAGTCTCGGGGACCATGCAAAATTGTCACCGAGCATATCGGTGAATGGTCACCCCTTCCCGATAGCAGCGGCAATTGA